In Wolinella succinogenes DSM 1740, a single genomic region encodes these proteins:
- a CDS encoding phospholipase A, giving the protein MSLRPLFFGALFLSSLLAEGRNLTLWLSEPDGTTRRLTGVKLEEKDQAIEILLPTKEGESPRILHLLLTDEENGAKATPLIEQPTINKEQLRVVEIKPPGFKEESSNEEEEQPRLYREYHDRKNLFGSFLGIIPHHPNYILPFSHSLNDRKGESKKTEAKFQISFKTLLAQSLWGSKFDLYLAYTQRSYWQVYDGDDSRPFRESNYEPEIFLSYPTEIPLFGGRLEQVNFGLNHESNGKDIEKSRSWNRAFIEGIYNHGNLFLGLKGWYRLPEKEKSSPLDPNGDDNPDIHNYLGYGDLKIGYLLEKHLFSATLRNNLRSKGENRGSLLLDYSYPIQNHLYFYLQYFSGYGESLIDYNRSVERIGAGFLFTR; this is encoded by the coding sequence GTGTCGCTTCGCCCCCTCTTTTTTGGCGCTCTTTTTCTCTCTTCTCTCCTAGCAGAGGGGAGGAATCTCACCCTTTGGCTCTCGGAACCTGATGGCACCACGCGCCGCCTTACAGGGGTGAAGCTAGAGGAGAAGGACCAGGCGATAGAGATTCTTCTGCCCACCAAAGAGGGAGAATCCCCCCGAATCCTTCATCTTCTCCTCACGGATGAAGAAAATGGCGCCAAAGCTACCCCTCTCATCGAGCAGCCCACGATAAACAAAGAGCAGCTCCGTGTGGTGGAGATCAAGCCTCCCGGATTCAAAGAAGAGAGCTCAAACGAGGAAGAGGAGCAACCACGGCTCTACAGGGAGTATCACGATAGAAAGAATCTCTTTGGCTCTTTTTTAGGAATCATCCCCCATCATCCTAACTACATCCTCCCCTTTAGCCATAGCCTCAATGACCGCAAGGGGGAGAGCAAAAAGACCGAAGCCAAATTCCAAATCAGCTTCAAAACTCTCCTAGCCCAAAGCCTTTGGGGAAGCAAGTTTGACCTCTATCTCGCCTACACCCAGCGCTCCTATTGGCAGGTCTATGATGGGGATGATTCGCGCCCCTTTAGGGAGAGCAACTATGAACCAGAGATTTTCCTCTCCTACCCCACCGAAATTCCCCTCTTTGGAGGGAGATTGGAGCAGGTCAATTTTGGACTCAACCACGAATCCAATGGCAAAGATATCGAAAAATCAAGAAGCTGGAATCGAGCCTTTATTGAAGGCATCTACAATCATGGAAATCTCTTTTTGGGGCTAAAGGGGTGGTATCGACTGCCTGAAAAAGAGAAGAGCTCCCCATTGGATCCTAATGGAGATGACAATCCAGACATTCACAACTATCTAGGCTATGGAGACCTAAAAATAGGCTACCTGCTAGAGAAGCACCTCTTTAGCGCAACCCTCCGCAACAACCTCCGCTCCAAAGGAGAGAATCGAGGCTCGCTTCTCCTAGACTACTCCTACCCCATCCAAAACCACCTCTACTTCTATCTGCAATATTTCAGCGGATATGGCGAGAGTCTCATTGACTATAATCGAAGCGTGGAGCGAATCGGGGCAGGATTCCTCTTCACGCGATAA
- a CDS encoding DUF1847 domain-containing protein: protein MSTPSPHCALCGIALGERLCRDSEGKSPAFCPTQNFSEIKEENSALYEGETKRFAKNAAIQEASCYEGREQGYAHLRPAKPRIEEIIEFAQKMGYQKLGLAFCMGLRNEAKAVELLLQKRGFEVVSVICKVGNSDKSTLGIDEEDKLIPHTPEAMCDPLLQARLLNESQTDFNIMLGLCVGHDSLFLKASEALCTVFAVKDRLLGHNPLAAIYTLESYYRSLKEG, encoded by the coding sequence ATGTCCACCCCCTCACCCCATTGTGCCCTCTGCGGAATTGCCCTTGGCGAACGACTCTGCAGGGATAGCGAAGGCAAATCACCCGCCTTTTGCCCCACCCAAAATTTTTCTGAAATCAAAGAGGAGAATAGCGCCCTCTATGAAGGAGAAACGAAGCGTTTTGCAAAAAATGCTGCAATCCAAGAAGCCTCCTGTTATGAGGGAAGAGAGCAGGGTTACGCCCACTTGCGCCCCGCCAAACCTCGAATCGAAGAGATCATTGAGTTTGCCCAAAAGATGGGCTATCAAAAGCTGGGGTTGGCCTTTTGTATGGGCCTTAGAAATGAAGCCAAAGCGGTGGAGCTACTCCTCCAAAAGCGAGGCTTTGAAGTGGTTTCCGTCATCTGCAAAGTGGGCAATAGCGACAAAAGCACCCTTGGAATCGACGAAGAGGATAAACTCATCCCCCATACACCTGAAGCGATGTGCGATCCCCTCCTTCAGGCGCGTCTGCTCAATGAGAGTCAAACCGATTTCAACATCATGTTAGGGCTATGCGTGGGACACGATTCGCTCTTTCTCAAAGCTTCAGAAGCCCTCTGCACTGTCTTTGCCGTCAAAGATCGATTATTAGGACACAATCCTCTAGCCGCGATTTACACGCTAGAGAGCTACTATCGCTCACTCAAAGAGGGGTGA
- a CDS encoding HD domain-containing protein — MYSVGYFGYLKEGQMQELFEESLTDLEDELAVSKAIKGEVRHYMEGLEEKFDQNLGRHFSYRHAREMDRLVAFVYKAVIRRYFKEYLPPLNHVPLVFIALGSYGREQLSVHSDIDLMIVYKEVGGYNLLEMIEKMIHIGWDCGLKISHRVHEVGELLEVSRSDITIKTSFLEARFICGSKILYMETEARIEQIRKDNKEGFLREKYLEYLERHKKFEASMEPNIKEGRGGIRDANMLFWVLYVLYNVKNPKEMEGQLYDEERYRDFRSSLEFLFRLRDAMHLVNQKKNDTLNLELLPFVAKKLGMESQDSSKDQFGLAKKTLLCMHEIEHFCAYVLRQIYRRHGLLPAYSWRERKEARQEGGLFLFKSSSSERLYARGALKRFRIGEFLGKLLELETIPEMSEGVVERLHRSKLTLSSKKERERFKELLLKPQSHRFFRALYEAGKLGEVLPPLAKIRHLPQFDGYHAYPVDLHTLKALEILEALERDSHPFLSELYGSLDQESLLLLKLLVLFHDAGKGRSRDHHLVGETLFRSWSKRFLLSEESRERGGLLVRFHTLMSSVAQKQDIYSEEVLLEFVSRLKEPENLDLLLLLTYADVSAVSPGRFNKFIEKLLLELYKNAKATFEKRELLGDATRKLKRLDLLERSAEFLALPSPLRQKIRQIASPLFFIKLTPAQIAELSKKALGVEDFCFEVENQDFLSVSILRRQELNLGYLLGKLSIFNVASMEIFKMFDGIKYFHIEFLEKAEEDEMERLREIISESFDMTRHPKAPKPTILKKDIIFEPNHSESYAEIRLNTKNQKGILAHVASVFDAFGIDIASAKIMTIKERTRDWFLIEKNEAFFRHQGELVKAIAINDKK, encoded by the coding sequence TTGTATTCTGTTGGCTACTTTGGCTACTTAAAAGAGGGGCAGATGCAGGAGCTTTTTGAAGAGAGTTTAACCGATTTAGAGGATGAGCTGGCAGTCTCTAAAGCCATCAAAGGCGAAGTGAGGCACTACATGGAGGGATTGGAGGAGAAGTTTGATCAAAATTTGGGTCGCCACTTCTCCTATCGTCATGCAAGAGAGATGGATAGATTGGTTGCCTTTGTCTATAAAGCAGTGATTCGACGCTACTTCAAAGAGTATCTTCCTCCGCTCAACCATGTTCCTCTTGTCTTCATTGCGCTAGGGAGCTATGGGAGGGAGCAGCTTAGTGTTCATTCTGATATTGACCTCATGATCGTCTATAAGGAGGTGGGAGGATATAACCTTTTAGAGATGATTGAGAAGATGATCCATATCGGGTGGGATTGTGGACTCAAGATCAGCCATCGAGTGCATGAAGTGGGTGAGCTTTTAGAGGTTTCAAGGAGCGACATCACCATCAAAACCTCTTTTTTGGAGGCGCGTTTTATCTGCGGTTCCAAGATTCTCTACATGGAGACAGAGGCTAGAATCGAGCAGATTCGCAAGGACAATAAAGAGGGATTTTTGAGGGAGAAGTATCTAGAGTATCTAGAGCGGCATAAGAAGTTTGAAGCCTCCATGGAGCCCAATATCAAAGAGGGGCGCGGGGGAATTAGAGACGCCAATATGCTCTTTTGGGTGCTCTATGTTCTCTATAATGTCAAAAACCCCAAAGAGATGGAGGGGCAGCTCTATGATGAGGAGCGTTACCGCGACTTCCGCTCCTCCCTAGAGTTCCTTTTTCGCCTAAGGGACGCGATGCATCTAGTGAATCAAAAGAAAAATGACACACTCAATCTAGAGCTTCTCCCCTTTGTCGCCAAAAAGCTTGGCATGGAGAGTCAAGATTCCTCCAAAGATCAGTTTGGTTTGGCTAAAAAGACACTCCTTTGTATGCATGAAATTGAGCATTTTTGTGCCTATGTATTGCGCCAAATCTACCGTCGCCATGGACTTTTACCTGCCTATTCATGGAGAGAGAGAAAAGAGGCGAGGCAAGAGGGAGGACTTTTTCTCTTTAAGAGCTCCTCTAGTGAGAGGCTCTATGCGCGCGGGGCGCTAAAGCGTTTCAGGATTGGAGAGTTTTTGGGCAAACTTTTGGAGCTTGAGACCATTCCTGAAATGAGTGAAGGAGTGGTGGAGCGGCTCCATCGATCCAAACTCACTCTTAGCAGCAAAAAAGAGAGGGAGCGTTTCAAAGAGCTTCTTCTTAAGCCCCAAAGCCATCGATTCTTCCGAGCACTCTATGAGGCGGGCAAGCTGGGCGAGGTGCTTCCTCCTTTGGCAAAGATTCGCCATCTGCCTCAGTTTGATGGTTATCATGCTTATCCTGTCGATCTGCACACGCTCAAGGCGCTTGAAATCTTGGAGGCCTTGGAGAGGGACTCGCACCCCTTTTTGAGCGAGCTCTATGGCTCTTTGGATCAAGAATCGCTTCTTCTTTTGAAGCTTCTCGTGCTTTTTCATGACGCGGGCAAAGGGCGCTCTAGGGATCATCACCTTGTCGGAGAGACGCTTTTTAGATCGTGGAGCAAACGCTTTTTACTCAGCGAAGAATCAAGGGAGCGAGGAGGGCTTTTGGTGCGATTCCATACGCTCATGAGCTCTGTGGCGCAAAAGCAAGATATCTACAGCGAGGAAGTTCTTTTGGAGTTTGTTTCGCGCCTCAAAGAGCCAGAAAATCTCGATCTCCTCCTCTTGCTCACCTATGCGGATGTGAGCGCGGTGAGTCCGGGGAGATTCAATAAGTTCATTGAAAAGCTGCTCCTAGAGCTCTACAAAAATGCCAAGGCGACCTTTGAGAAGCGAGAGCTCCTAGGGGATGCGACAAGGAAACTTAAGCGTCTTGATCTTTTGGAGAGGAGTGCAGAGTTTCTAGCCCTCCCCTCGCCCCTTAGGCAAAAGATTCGTCAAATCGCCTCGCCCCTCTTTTTCATCAAGCTCACTCCTGCTCAAATCGCCGAGCTCTCCAAAAAGGCGCTTGGAGTGGAGGATTTTTGCTTTGAAGTCGAGAATCAGGATTTTCTCTCTGTTAGTATTCTTCGGCGCCAAGAGCTAAATCTTGGCTATCTCCTAGGAAAACTCTCGATCTTTAATGTTGCCTCCATGGAGATATTCAAGATGTTTGATGGAATCAAATACTTTCATATCGAGTTCCTAGAAAAAGCCGAGGAGGATGAGATGGAGCGGCTTAGGGAGATCATCTCGGAGAGCTTTGACATGACGCGCCATCCCAAAGCACCCAAGCCCACTATTCTCAAAAAGGATATTATCTTTGAGCCTAACCACTCCGAGAGTTACGCCGAAATTCGCCTCAATACCAAGAATCAGAAGGGAATCCTAGCCCATGTTGCTTCAGTCTTTGACGCTTTTGGGATAGACATTGCTAGCGCGAAGATCATGACGATCAAAGAGAGGACGAGAGATTGGTTCTTGATTGAGAAGAATGAGGCCTTCTTTAGGCATCAGGGAGAGCTAGTGAAGGCGATTGCGATTAATGATAAAAAATGA
- the glmS gene encoding glutamine--fructose-6-phosphate transaminase (isomerizing) has protein sequence MCGIVGYIGSNEKKSILLSGLKELEYRGYDSAGISVLKEGELSVFKAVGKLSHLENKCKDFESCGFGVAIGHTRWATHGKPTEINAHPHMAEFSNVVHNGIIENYQELKKELGERGCRFVSQTDTEVIVHLFEECLKELFDPFEAFKATLKRLKGAYAILLITKKSPDRIYYAKNGSPLIIGKGSDGVYFASSDAPLIGYAHSVCYLQDGDLGYMDEKSFDQLPLIRPLSVNKLYAQKEGYRYFMEKEIYEQHKVLVETMMGRVGGAEVHFEEIEAGFLEGIEEITICACGTSYHAGLAGSYLLERHAKLKTNVAIASEFRYKEPIMRPSELFVVISQSGETADTLEALKQAKRAGLKTLAICNMDNSSIVREAHCSILTRAGIEKGVASTKAFATQVMVLWMLSLHIAKIRHTLLKEEIEGQIHSMVESAKLTRVDERLHERLKKLSKRYLHGHGFFFIGRDIFYPLALEGALKLKEISYLHAEGYPSGEMKHGPIALADSELFTVALMPKNLLYDKIKSNVEELAARDATICAITPEPFEGADDLVFTAARESYMEEFFEMMVVLQILALEISVRLGNDVDMPRNLAKSVTVE, from the coding sequence ATGTGTGGAATCGTCGGCTATATCGGGAGTAACGAGAAAAAATCGATCCTTCTAAGCGGTCTTAAGGAACTAGAGTATCGTGGGTATGATTCGGCAGGAATCTCTGTCCTCAAAGAGGGGGAGCTCTCTGTTTTTAAGGCGGTAGGGAAGCTCAGTCATTTAGAGAATAAGTGCAAGGATTTTGAATCTTGTGGCTTTGGCGTGGCGATTGGGCACACCCGATGGGCGACCCATGGGAAGCCGACAGAGATTAACGCTCACCCGCACATGGCGGAGTTTTCTAATGTCGTCCATAATGGAATCATCGAAAACTATCAAGAGCTTAAAAAGGAGCTTGGCGAGAGGGGGTGTCGATTCGTCTCTCAGACGGACACCGAGGTGATCGTCCATCTCTTTGAAGAGTGCCTCAAAGAGCTTTTTGACCCGTTTGAAGCCTTCAAAGCCACTCTCAAGCGCCTCAAAGGGGCTTATGCGATTCTTCTTATCACCAAGAAAAGTCCCGATCGAATCTACTACGCCAAAAATGGCTCTCCATTGATTATTGGCAAGGGGAGTGATGGAGTCTATTTTGCCTCTTCAGATGCCCCTCTGATTGGCTATGCGCACAGTGTATGCTATCTTCAAGATGGAGATTTGGGCTACATGGACGAGAAGAGCTTCGATCAGCTTCCGCTCATTCGACCCCTTAGTGTGAATAAGCTCTACGCTCAAAAAGAGGGCTACCGCTACTTCATGGAGAAGGAGATCTACGAGCAACACAAGGTGTTGGTGGAGACGATGATGGGTCGCGTGGGGGGCGCAGAGGTTCACTTTGAGGAGATCGAGGCGGGTTTCTTGGAGGGAATTGAAGAGATCACTATCTGCGCCTGCGGCACGAGCTATCATGCGGGATTGGCGGGGAGCTACCTTTTAGAACGCCACGCCAAGCTCAAGACCAATGTCGCCATCGCCAGTGAGTTTCGATACAAAGAGCCCATCATGCGACCTAGCGAGCTTTTTGTGGTCATTAGTCAAAGCGGAGAGACGGCAGATACTCTAGAGGCGCTCAAACAGGCCAAACGTGCAGGGCTTAAGACGCTCGCCATCTGTAACATGGACAATAGCTCTATCGTGAGGGAGGCACATTGTTCGATTCTCACTCGCGCAGGAATCGAAAAAGGGGTCGCTAGCACCAAAGCTTTTGCCACGCAAGTGATGGTTCTTTGGATGCTTTCACTTCATATCGCCAAGATTCGCCACACTCTCTTGAAAGAAGAGATTGAGGGGCAGATTCACTCCATGGTCGAATCGGCCAAGCTCACCAGGGTGGATGAACGCCTCCATGAACGCCTCAAAAAGCTCTCCAAGCGCTATTTGCATGGACATGGATTCTTTTTTATCGGACGAGACATCTTCTATCCTCTAGCGCTCGAGGGGGCACTGAAGCTCAAAGAGATTAGCTACCTCCATGCTGAGGGCTATCCAAGCGGTGAAATGAAGCATGGACCTATCGCACTGGCTGATAGTGAGCTCTTCACCGTAGCCCTAATGCCTAAAAATTTACTTTATGATAAAATCAAAAGCAATGTTGAAGAATTGGCCGCCAGAGATGCCACCATCTGCGCGATCACGCCCGAACCTTTTGAAGGGGCGGATGACCTCGTCTTCACTGCGGCTCGAGAGAGCTACATGGAGGAGTTTTTCGAGATGATGGTGGTGTTACAAATTCTCGCCCTAGAGATATCTGTCCGCTTGGGTAATGATGTCGATATGCCTCGAAACCTCGCTAAAAGCGTAACCGTGGAGTAA